One Periplaneta americana isolate PAMFEO1 chromosome 8, P.americana_PAMFEO1_priV1, whole genome shotgun sequence genomic region harbors:
- the hd gene encoding protein downstream neighbor of son homolog isoform X1: MDDLITCTSIMAEEPGDFLFSSALSPSWKRPDEVMRLHRLKQKKKALQARMNKTDIPRTVDKSNLSLKDDSVSQKRKNPFQARLEKRPRIEQENVNLSNLELSSDTTLFQLLSGNSRPQPSGTPLQTSFTSILSQLSGNNSQVSSVETDEGPKGEKFIPIDWSLKTKVRFMSPNPFAWSQKLRTCEEASGITGFVRCLDTGLNASENICSSRSLDTSPNARFHQCCLVWQHPSLPWFELFPRSAARLTSATNNIIGANQSIKDCLHREWGESFRSLFQLTRARQCPYFYVCANSFTCLFRAAGILGFTDIHALLTPTTRGFRQLLKQEDVVYTMPLRKSMSSSFKRLSLESADTGYETLDSLVDEHSQCNSSNASFAGRSTRELAEGGDIDEDEDEPADEWLESMGVAAEEIRKIKNKQIKIEHDKEKGVDRTPESLIYVEGVEAQALFNFLMNCKSSIAATGPLAGVPPTLLAPVAFQGASLKSLKVRQSVVKVDSENYHSIELRGPILPHAIHNLCGLLQQSSEEFSATFATLESTRPFSSVREVSVENPENSEPTDCMKSPEKTDSCSGPVRTPTKTHVTSVFGKENLSDCGLQPSVLQKFCCPDTSRVQLVDSLKLNVDSTYSWS; this comes from the exons ATGGATGATCTAATAACTTG CACCTCCATAATGGCTGAAGAACCAGGAGACTTCCTGTTCAGCAGTGCGCTGTCTCCATCATGGAAGCGGCCAGACGAAGTGATGCGGCTGCATCGGTTGAAACAAAAGAAGAAGGCACTGCAAGCTCGAATGAACAAGACAGACATACCGAGAACAGTAGACAAAAGTAACTTGAGTTTAAAAGACGATTCTGTGTCTCAAAAAAGGAAGAATCCATTCCA agcTCGTCTTGAAAAGAGGCCCAGAATCGAACAGGAGAACGTGAATTTAAGCAATTTAGAATTGTCATCAGACACAACACTGTTTCAGTTACTAAGTGGTAACTCCAGACCCCAACCAAGTGGTACTCCTCTGCAGACTTCATTCACGAGTATTTTAAGTCAACTCTCTGGGAATAACAGCCAG GTCAGTTCTGTTGAAACAGATGAAGGCCCTAAGGGAGAAAAATTCATCCCTATCGACTGGTCACTGAAGACAAAAGTTCGGTTCATGTCTCCAAACCCATTTGCTTGGAGCCAGAAGCTAAGGACATGTGAAGAAGCTTCAGGAATTACAGG TTTTGTGCGTTGTCTGGATACTGGATTGAATGCAAGTGAAAACATTTGTTCATCTCGCTCACTGGACACAAGTCCAAATGCTCGTTTCCACCAGTGTTGCCTTGTGTGGCAGCATCCTTCACTTCCTTGGTTCGAGCTCTTCCCCCGCTCAGCTGCCCGTCTCACTTCTGCTACCAACAACATAATAGGTGCAAATCAGAGTATCAAAGACTGCTTGCATCGTGAATGGGGGGAGAGCTTCCGATCTTTGTTTCAG CTAACACGTGCTCGGCAGTGCCCTTACTTCTACGTGTGTGCCAATAGTTTCACTTGCCTCTTCAGAGCAGCAGGAATTCTTGGTTTCACAGATATCCACGCATTGCTGACGCCTACCACGAGAGGTTTccgtcaattgttaaagcaagaAG ATGTAGTTTACACAATGCCACTCCGGAAGTCCATGTCCTCTTCATTCAAACGCTTGTCGCTAGAAAGTGCTGACACTGGCTACGAGACATTGGACTCTTTAGTGGACGAGCACTCACAGTGTAACAGTTCAAACGCCTCGTTTGCTGGGAGGAGCACAAGGGAACTAGCAGAGGGAGGTGACAtagatgaagacgaagatgaacCTGCTGATGAGTGGCTGGAAAGCATGGGGGTGGCAGCTGAGGAAATtcgcaaaattaaaaacaaacag ataaaaatagAGCATGATAAAGAGAAGGGTGTGGACCGGACTCCAGAGTCCCTGATATATGTGGAGGGCGTGGAGGCACAGGCTCTGTTCAACTTCCTAATGAACTGCAAGTCCTCTATTGCTGCAACTGGCCCCCTGGCGGGGGTGCCCCCCACTCTGCTGGCTCCTGTTGCTTTCCAAGGGGCTTCCCTCAAGTCACTCAAG GTTCGTCAGAGTGTTGTTAAAGTGGATTCGGAAAACTACCATTCCATAGAGCTGCGTGGGCCCATCCTGCCTCACGCCATTCACAACCTGTGTGGCTTGCTACAGCAGTCTTCGGAGGAGTTCTCGGCGACATTTGCCACTTTGGAATCTACCAGACCCTTTTCATCTGTCAGAGAAGTGTCTGTGGAAAACCCTGAAAATTCTGAACCAACAG ACTGTATGAAGTCTCCAGAGAAGACAGACAGTTGCAGTGGTCCTGTAAGGACTCCTACGAAGACACATGTGACATCTGTGTTTGGGAAGGAGAACTTGAGTGACTGTGGTCTCCAGCCTTCTGTCCTCCAGAAGTTCTGTTGCCCAGATACAAGTAGGGTCCAGTTGGTAGATAGCCTTAAGTTAAACGTAGACTCCACATATTCGTGGTCTTAA
- the hd gene encoding protein downstream neighbor of son homolog isoform X2 — MAEEPGDFLFSSALSPSWKRPDEVMRLHRLKQKKKALQARMNKTDIPRTVDKSNLSLKDDSVSQKRKNPFQARLEKRPRIEQENVNLSNLELSSDTTLFQLLSGNSRPQPSGTPLQTSFTSILSQLSGNNSQVSSVETDEGPKGEKFIPIDWSLKTKVRFMSPNPFAWSQKLRTCEEASGITGFVRCLDTGLNASENICSSRSLDTSPNARFHQCCLVWQHPSLPWFELFPRSAARLTSATNNIIGANQSIKDCLHREWGESFRSLFQLTRARQCPYFYVCANSFTCLFRAAGILGFTDIHALLTPTTRGFRQLLKQEDVVYTMPLRKSMSSSFKRLSLESADTGYETLDSLVDEHSQCNSSNASFAGRSTRELAEGGDIDEDEDEPADEWLESMGVAAEEIRKIKNKQIKIEHDKEKGVDRTPESLIYVEGVEAQALFNFLMNCKSSIAATGPLAGVPPTLLAPVAFQGASLKSLKVRQSVVKVDSENYHSIELRGPILPHAIHNLCGLLQQSSEEFSATFATLESTRPFSSVREVSVENPENSEPTDCMKSPEKTDSCSGPVRTPTKTHVTSVFGKENLSDCGLQPSVLQKFCCPDTSRVQLVDSLKLNVDSTYSWS; from the exons ATGGCTGAAGAACCAGGAGACTTCCTGTTCAGCAGTGCGCTGTCTCCATCATGGAAGCGGCCAGACGAAGTGATGCGGCTGCATCGGTTGAAACAAAAGAAGAAGGCACTGCAAGCTCGAATGAACAAGACAGACATACCGAGAACAGTAGACAAAAGTAACTTGAGTTTAAAAGACGATTCTGTGTCTCAAAAAAGGAAGAATCCATTCCA agcTCGTCTTGAAAAGAGGCCCAGAATCGAACAGGAGAACGTGAATTTAAGCAATTTAGAATTGTCATCAGACACAACACTGTTTCAGTTACTAAGTGGTAACTCCAGACCCCAACCAAGTGGTACTCCTCTGCAGACTTCATTCACGAGTATTTTAAGTCAACTCTCTGGGAATAACAGCCAG GTCAGTTCTGTTGAAACAGATGAAGGCCCTAAGGGAGAAAAATTCATCCCTATCGACTGGTCACTGAAGACAAAAGTTCGGTTCATGTCTCCAAACCCATTTGCTTGGAGCCAGAAGCTAAGGACATGTGAAGAAGCTTCAGGAATTACAGG TTTTGTGCGTTGTCTGGATACTGGATTGAATGCAAGTGAAAACATTTGTTCATCTCGCTCACTGGACACAAGTCCAAATGCTCGTTTCCACCAGTGTTGCCTTGTGTGGCAGCATCCTTCACTTCCTTGGTTCGAGCTCTTCCCCCGCTCAGCTGCCCGTCTCACTTCTGCTACCAACAACATAATAGGTGCAAATCAGAGTATCAAAGACTGCTTGCATCGTGAATGGGGGGAGAGCTTCCGATCTTTGTTTCAG CTAACACGTGCTCGGCAGTGCCCTTACTTCTACGTGTGTGCCAATAGTTTCACTTGCCTCTTCAGAGCAGCAGGAATTCTTGGTTTCACAGATATCCACGCATTGCTGACGCCTACCACGAGAGGTTTccgtcaattgttaaagcaagaAG ATGTAGTTTACACAATGCCACTCCGGAAGTCCATGTCCTCTTCATTCAAACGCTTGTCGCTAGAAAGTGCTGACACTGGCTACGAGACATTGGACTCTTTAGTGGACGAGCACTCACAGTGTAACAGTTCAAACGCCTCGTTTGCTGGGAGGAGCACAAGGGAACTAGCAGAGGGAGGTGACAtagatgaagacgaagatgaacCTGCTGATGAGTGGCTGGAAAGCATGGGGGTGGCAGCTGAGGAAATtcgcaaaattaaaaacaaacag ataaaaatagAGCATGATAAAGAGAAGGGTGTGGACCGGACTCCAGAGTCCCTGATATATGTGGAGGGCGTGGAGGCACAGGCTCTGTTCAACTTCCTAATGAACTGCAAGTCCTCTATTGCTGCAACTGGCCCCCTGGCGGGGGTGCCCCCCACTCTGCTGGCTCCTGTTGCTTTCCAAGGGGCTTCCCTCAAGTCACTCAAG GTTCGTCAGAGTGTTGTTAAAGTGGATTCGGAAAACTACCATTCCATAGAGCTGCGTGGGCCCATCCTGCCTCACGCCATTCACAACCTGTGTGGCTTGCTACAGCAGTCTTCGGAGGAGTTCTCGGCGACATTTGCCACTTTGGAATCTACCAGACCCTTTTCATCTGTCAGAGAAGTGTCTGTGGAAAACCCTGAAAATTCTGAACCAACAG ACTGTATGAAGTCTCCAGAGAAGACAGACAGTTGCAGTGGTCCTGTAAGGACTCCTACGAAGACACATGTGACATCTGTGTTTGGGAAGGAGAACTTGAGTGACTGTGGTCTCCAGCCTTCTGTCCTCCAGAAGTTCTGTTGCCCAGATACAAGTAGGGTCCAGTTGGTAGATAGCCTTAAGTTAAACGTAGACTCCACATATTCGTGGTCTTAA